TCCTGATGCCAAGCTTGTGCGGGAATTTCTGCCGGCCTTTAGACCGCACCATCCTGTTTTCAAGGGGTCGCAGGCTATGGCCCAGGGTGTGGCGGTCTTGGATGGGGCTGCGTACAGCTACTTTCGCTATCAAATGCACCGAGCGGTCGAGAACGCATTGAACGTGCATGAAGAAGTGGCTGAGGAATTTTACCGGCTGTTCGGGCGGAGGTATGGAGCTCTGGATGAGTATCGTATGGATGATGCCGAGACCGTTCTGGTGATGGCCGGTTCGTTTTCCACCAAGGGGAAGGCTGCGGTCAACCGTTGGCGGGAGCAGGGGAGAAGAGTGGGATTAGTCCGGTTGCGGATGATTCGACCACACGCTGTCGGGCACCTGGCTCGATCGCTGGCCGGGCGGAAAGCCGTGGGGGTGATCGATCAAAATATTTCGCCGGGCTTAGGCGGCATTCTCTTTCAGGAAGTGGCCGGTGCGCTGGCCACGGCTCCCGAGCGCCCGCCGGTCATGCGTTCTTTTGTCGGAGGTCTTGGCGGAAAGGATATCAGTCAGGCGGAATTTGATCATGTCCTTGAGGTGCTGGATAAGGCCAGGCCGGGAGATGGCCCTGTTCCCTGTCAGTTATTGTATACCGATCCGGAGTATCAACAGGTTAAAACGGCCTTGAGTGTGGCGGGAAAGCCCCTGGAGGGAACAGCATCATGAAAGTGAAACGGGAATGTTATCGCAGCCCCAAGGACCTCCCTCAGGAAGAAGAATTGAGTTCCGGTGCGCCGTTGTGCGCGGGATGCGGAGGACTGACGACGCTTCGCCTGATGCACAAGGTGCTCGGAGAAAAAGTGGTGATCGTCAATGCGGCCGGCTGCATGACGTTGATGGCGACATATCCGTATAGTCCGATCCGCTCGTCCTGGTTATATACGACGATGGGAAGCGTGGCGGCGGGCGCTCAGGGGATCCGGGATGCCTTGGATATCCGGCGGGCCAAG
The DNA window shown above is from Nitrospiraceae bacterium and carries:
- a CDS encoding pyruvate synthase, with product MVRKMLTGNSAAAWGARLAQVDYVPAFPITPQTEIIETLAGWFADGALRGKFVTLDSEHSMVTAAGAAATTGVRTFTATSSQGLIYAMEALYTVSGWRVPFVLVNVSRGLSSPITLGPDHNDVLAARDTGFIQIHVETCQEVLDSVLMAFRIAEDSRVSLPTLVNLDGFFLSFTREPVEIPDAKLVREFLPAFRPHHPVFKGSQAMAQGVAVLDGAAYSYFRYQMHRAVENALNVHEEVAEEFYRLFGRRYGALDEYRMDDAETVLVMAGSFSTKGKAAVNRWREQGRRVGLVRLRMIRPHAVGHLARSLAGRKAVGVIDQNISPGLGGILFQEVAGALATAPERPPVMRSFVGGLGGKDISQAEFDHVLEVLDKARPGDGPVPCQLLYTDPEYQQVKTALSVAGKPLEGTAS